The Nostoc sp. NIES-3756 DNA window TCTTAATAGCTAGAAGTAGTATTCATATTGATTTTAATACTTGCAATCTATTACCAAAATGACACATCTATCTTTAAAACCGTTTTACAGCAACGTTTACATACAACTCACCTGAAGATAGATGTTCAAATTTTTTTTTTAAATAGATAATGCCTATTGTTTACAGAAATACGGCAGGACAAATTTTGTTCCTCCGTTTATACATACTTGATATCGCATAAAAATTGCATTTTATTATGGTACAAACACCGCCATCACTATTTTCCGAAGAACAATACAAAGTTGACAATGCCAATGCAGAGGTACAAGCGTTAATAGAAACGCCCTCAACTGACACAGAAATAGACTTAGAATTTCTCTATACCAGAGACATAGAATTTCGCCAAGAAACGATTTACTTTCTTGTCGTAGACCGCTTTCATGATGGCGATCCAGAAAATAGCGAAGGCTATAATCCCGAACTATATGACCCCAGTGGGGAAGATTGGGGTAAGTATTGGGGTGGAGACTTACAAGGAGTTATCGAGAAATTAGACTATTTAAAAGATATGGGAGTTACCGCAATTTGGTTAACTCCTTTGTTTGAACAAGTTGAGGAATTATTTGTTGGTAATGCCGCCATGCACGGCTACTGGACAAAGGATTTTAAACGCCTAAATCCTCGCTATATCGGTAAGGATGAAGACCCTTCTTTAAACAACACTCAAGAAACCAGAAATACAACATTTGACCGCTTAATTGAAGAACTACACAAGCGGAAAATGAAACTAATTCTGGATATTGTTTGTAACCATAGCAGTCCTGACACCAGTGGTAGCAAAGGTGAATTATATGATGATGGGGTAAAAATTGCCGACTTCAATGATGATGTAAATCATTGGTATCACCATTATGGTGAAGTGCAAGACTGGGAAGATGATTGGCAAGTGCAGAACTGTGAACTTTCCGGCTTGGCAACTTTCAACGAAAATAATAGCGAATATCGAGAATATATCAAGTCTGCAATTAAGCAATGGCTAGATCGGGGTGTGGATGCACTGCGGGTAGATACAGTTAAACATATGCCGATTTGGTTCTGGCAAGAGTTTACTGGAGATATGTATAATCACAAACCAGATGTGTTTATATTTGGTGAATGGATTTACGGTCATCCTAGTGACGATCGCTCTGTAGAATTTGCCAACAATTCCGGTATGACTATGCTGGATTTTGCTCTGTGCGTGGCAATTCGTGGCGCGCTTGCCCAAGGTGCAGAAGGAGGATTCCATCTCATCCAAGAGATATTCGATCAAGACAATCGCTACAGTGGGGCTACGGAGTTAATCACCTTCATCGATAACCATGATATGCCCCGCTTCCAATCGCTTAACCCTGATCCAGCGATGTTGAAGGTAGCGATCGCCCTCATTATGACATCACGCGGTATCCCCTGCATCTATTACGGCACAGAACAATATCTGCACAACGATACCAACGGTGGTAATGACCCCTATAACCGTCCCATGATGGAAAATTGGGATAAAGATAGTGAGGTTTACCGCTATATCAGATTACTATCTGGTGTCCGACGCTTAAACCCGGCTGTCTCTATGGGTAGCCAGTGGCAAAAATACCTCACACCTGATGTTTACTGCTACGTCCGGCGTTATCGTTCCTCTGTGTGTTTTGTCGCCCTTAACCGTGGTGGAGATGTCACCATCCCAGAAGTACACACAGACTTACCAGACGGTGAACATACTTGTGTATTGACTCGCAATAAGTTCGAGGTAGTAGACGGTAAGATTTACAACTTACAACTTCCAGAACGAGGCGTAGTTATTATCAGCCATGTAGGCGAACGAGTGAAAGCGCAAACCATCGTCCGCGCCCAACTTAATGGTGTGCATACTCAACCAGGTGAAACCATCGTTGTTGTTGGTAACTGCCCAGAGTTAGGTAACTGGGATATCAGTAAAGCCTATCCCTTAGAGTACATCAATTCTAATACTTGGTTTGGCGAGATTCCTTTCAATGAAAGCGCAGGCAAACTGATTAGTTATAAGTATGCCCTATGGCGTGAAGGGCAATCTCCCCTGCGAGAAAATGTTATGAATCGTCGGTGGGTAGTGGCGAAAGAAGGCACAGTTAAATGGCGCGATACCTGGGCAACGGGGAGAGAATCTTAAATTGATAATTGGTAATTGGTAATGGGAGAAAACAATTACCAATTACCCTCCGGGTTCACCAGTTGCAGTTGCCTACAGGACTGGACTCACCTATTACTGACCAAAGCAAGCATATCGTAAGTGATGAGTCGGACTTGATATAAAAAAATGGGGAAGATTGGTTTATCTCCCCCATTTTGATTATTCTTTTTGTTGTCTTGCTGGTTAGCTTTTTTAAGCTTTTGCCGCAGCATTTGTCTTTGTTTTTTGAGTTGTCTTTTTCTAGCAGAGCCGCCTCTGCCTTTGTCATTTCTCCCTTCTCGGCGGGGAGATTCCCATCTTTTTAATCGCATCTTTATTTTTTAGTAAACAGTGGGCAGGAGGAGAATCGAACTCCTATGACCGCAAGGTCGCCACATTTTGAGTGTGGTGCGTCTACCAGTTTCGCCACCCGCCCTTGGGCAACTTCACTATTATAGTACAGTCATTTAGTTTATTGCAAGGAGTTTGGAGAAATTGGTCATTAGTCCATAGTCAACAGTCCATAGTCAACAGTCAACAGTCCATAGTTATTCCCCTCTTGGGAGGCAGGACTGTTTCATTTTAAAAAGGAAAAAAATAATTTAACCTGAGTTCGGGATAAGGAAAGGGACAGGTAGTAAGCTGAAAAGTAACGAAAAATCCAGCAACCTGTCCTATTAATTGCTTATTGTCATCAAACTAAGAAGCCTAGCCTTTATCTGGACTAGATTTTACCTTTTTATCTTTAACCCGAACTCAGGTTAAGGTAAAGATAATTTCTAGTTTAATTTTTCTCTCACTACAATGAATTAGCCCTACGGTTAGGGATGGGTTACTTCCTCATCTCCCTCATCCCCCTCATTTCCTTCACAATAAACTTTGCTTTCCCCCCCAAGATTAGAGTAAAGTAAACAAGTGTAACAAATTATCACTTTTCCCGTACTCTTTTAAACCAACTTGTTCACTTCTACTGTTGATATTTGTATAAGAACGTCCATGCAGTCTCGTTTTTGGCGAAGGATTTTAGTATCTATTACAGTATTTTTCTTAGCTGGGTCACTTTGGGGGCTAAATTCTCCATCGGCGCTGGCTTACGATAATCCTGAGTTGTTACCTAAGTTTTTTACTCCAGTTGTAGACTTAGCTAAGACCTTACCTGACCCACAGGAAGATAAGTTAGTTAAGGAAATAGAGCAATTTGAGGCAGATACTGGCTGGAAACTGCGGGTATTAACTCAGTATGACCGTACCCCAGGTAGAGCTGTGATTAATTACTGGGGATTAGATGACAAAAGCATTCTCTTGGTTGCTGACTCTCGTGGTGGAAACATCCTCAGTTTCAGTGTTGGTGATGCAGTTTATGAACTCTTACCCCGGACTTTTTGGATAGAATTACAAACCCGCTTTGGGAATTTGTATTTTGTCCGAGAACAAGGCGAAGACCAAGCGATTTTACAAGCCTTAGATTCAGTTAAAGGCTGCTTACTCAAGGGTGGTTGCACCGTTGTACCTGGTTTACCCAGAGAACAGTGGATTTTAACCTTAATTACATCAATTATTGGTGGGATTATTTGTGGTTTTGCAGCACAACCACGCACAGAAGGACAGGTTGTCGCTTGGCAATGGGCTTTAATTTTCTCACCTTTGTGGGGAATATTGTTTATTGCCTTCGGTATCGGGCCTGTAGTGACACGTACTAGTGATTGGCTGCCTCTAGTCCGCAACGTCTCCGGTTTCTTAATTGGCGCGTTGGTGGCTTATTTATCGCCTATTTTTAGTCGTCCATCATCTAGTACTAATTCTTAGGGGAGTGATGAGTGATGAGTGCTGTTAGCGGTAGCGGCGCGTTTAGCGCGTGCTGAGAAATTCTTAATTTTGAATTTTGAATTGATTACTCCCTCATCTCTCTCTACTTCTTCTAAGCCTCTTACCTTGCGATCGCCCAAACTGATAAGCTAAAGGCTAATCTCTCAGCAATTACTTTCAATGGAATGGCATGTAACTGATGCTCAAAGTTTAGCAATCATCGATAGCGAAATTGGCGATCATGTATTGTCACCGGCAGAATATGAGATTGTCCGCCGGGTAATTTATGCTACGGCTGACTTTGAGTATAAGTCTTTAATCCGGTTTTCTGAGCGTGCTTTGCAAGCCGGGGCAGCAGCATTGGCGGCACGGACTACAATTGTTGTGGATGTGCCGATGATGCAAACAGGTATCGCCTACAATATTCAAAATACGTTTGCTAATCCGGTGTATTGCAGCACGGAAGCTTTAACCCGTCCGCAAACAGATAAAACTAGCGCCGCTTGGGGAATTGAAACTTTAGCTAAACGCTACCCAGAGGCAATTTTTATAGTAGGTCAAGCACAAACTGCATTGACTACATTGGTTGATTTAATTGAAGCAGAAGAGATTAATCCAGCTTTGATTATTGCTACCCCTGCAATATTTCTAGATGAGGAAGACTATAAAAGGCGGTTGCAAGATTCGCTTGTACCCAACATCACAATTGACGATCGCAAAGGGAATGCAGTTGTAGCAGCTGCGATCGCCGATGGATTGATAGACTTAGCGTGGCAAGCTTATGGGAAGAATGGTCAAAATAATTCGTAATTCGTAATTCGTAATTCGTAGTTATTACCCCACAAGGTTATTGAGTGTAGCCGAAGTACTTTTCGCGTAGCGTTCCCGCAGGGTAGTCGGGGGCTTGAAAAAAGGAATACAGTTTTTATCTTCATCAATAAATTGAGGGGCTTGTAACATTAATTACGAATTACGAATTACGAATTAGTAATTATTCCGCCAGTTATTCTCCCCCTACTCCCTACTTCTCCTACGACGGCGTGGTCTGTCTTGTCTGTCTTCGCGTAGGCGATCGCTGACTTCGTTAAAGAAATCTCGTCGCAGAACAGGGTAGTCACTTACCCAGATGTCGCGGCTGGGAATATAAACATCACTAAATTCTTCGATTCTGCTCAAATCAGCGCTATTTGAAAGTACAATCATTTCCGCTATTTGACCACGGGCTATAGCTTTATGAAAAGGTTTTAGTGGTGCTTCTAACTCAATACTAAATCCTGTATCATCGCCTACCTCAATGTTGATACGTTTTTCTCTGTTTTCAACAATTACCAATTCTCCTTTGCTATTAACGGTTTCTTGTTTACCCATCAATTTATCTGTAATCCACCAATCGAGGATGCGACCACGGAAAAAGCCACCGTATTTGTAACGGCGGCTTTTTGCATTTCGGAGACTAGCTTGAAGTACGGGATACCACAACCAAAAAAATGCACCAAATACTCCGAACAAAAAGACGATAAGTCCAAAATCTAAACCAAAAACCCCTCTAATCAGCAAAATTGCAACTATTGTGACTATAGAAATTAACAGGCGCTGCAAAAAATTAGAAAACTTTCCCCAGTAGTGTTTATACTGAGGGCCAGTAGCAATTAGCGGAATTAGTTGTTCAAGTTTCTGGCGAGTCAGTGGTACTAACATGGGTGGGCAGTTTGAGTTTATAGGATCTTTTCTAAACCATATACTAACGACTTTAACTGTAAGACTTTGCGAATCGCAAGCAGGACTCCTGGCATGTAGCAAGCGCGATCGCTTGTATCATGGCGTAATGTATAAATTTGTCCTGGCGCACCAAAAATTACTTCTTGATGGGCGATTAATCCGGGTAAGCGAACACTATGTATTCTAATGCCTTCCCCAGCTAAACTACCTCTTGCTCCAGCTATTTTTTCCGTTTCTTCCACAATAGCAGGGTTAAAAGTTTTACCAAGTTCGCCTAATAACTGTGCTGTTTGAATTGCAGTTCCACTAGGCGCATCAGCTTTTTGGTTGTGGTGTAGTTCGATAATTTCTACATGGTCAAAATATTGGGATGCAGTAACGGCGGCTTGTTGGAGTAACACCATTCCAATAGAGAAGTTAGGAATGATGAGACAACCAGTGCTAGCTTTATCAGCAAAATCAGCCAAATCTTGGATTTGTGCTGGACTTAACCCGGTAGTGCCGACAACTGGACGAATACCGTAGGCGATCGCACTACGGACGTTATCATAAACTGAATCAGGATGGGTAAAGTCTACTATCACCCCTGGCGGCCCCTTTCTTTCACCAGCCACATAACCCAGCATTGGTTCTAGTTGGTCTGTGATCGGTACTTCTAACGGTTCACTTAAACCCGCCAATTCTCCAGCATCTTGACCTTGATATTCTGGACTACGGTCAATTGCACCCAATAAATTTAAGTCCGGTGCTTGGGCTACTGCTTTCACCACTTCACGACCCATTTTACCAGCCGCACCATTGACAATAACTGGAATAGGAGCTTGATTAGTCATAATTGAGAAAATATTTTTTTACCTAACAAGGGAATTATTGTAGACAGTTTCGTGGTCTACTACTAGCCCCCAGATCAAAAATGCTTTTCCAGCCTTAGCACTTGGGTTGATAAAATTTAGCAGTTTGACGGGTCTATAATAAACGTAAATTGATATCGATAGAGGTAGGAGAATGAATTAGGAAGTTACCAAAGCCAAACAACAATTCTCCGATTTGATTAATGCTGTAGCCGAAGAACCGCAACTGATATATGACCAAAATCAACTGGTAGCTGTTGTAGTTGAGGCTGAAGTTTTTCAAGAATTTTTAGTTTGGTACAAGCAACAAAAAAAGCCATCTGTAGCTGATGCTATTAAAGAATTGCGTCAAATTATAGAGGAGGAAAACTATACTTTAGAAATATCTCCACGCCAAGACCGTTCTAACCCTTTTGCTGATTGCATAAATGACAAGTGTAAATAATTTAAGGTTTGTAGTAAGGACTTTAGTCCTAAAAAAGCTAAAGCACCTACTACGAACTAAAGTCAAATGTTAACTTAATTGTGCCACCAATTTATTTTCTAAGAGGATATCATTAGTTAATAAATCCTCAACAGTGATTCTTAAAAAGCGTTGTTCATCAACTTGAAATGAGATTTTAATCCGATCGCTCCCCGGAAATCCAGGTGGTGTAAGTTGGGCAATGGTTCTTGCGCCTTCTTTATCGTTGAGAGGTTTGACGCTAGTAACATTATTATCTAGACGGCGGGTAATTAAGCGATCGCCATCAAAGTAAACTTCTGTACCGCCTGTTTCTGCGCCTAATTCGCCTAAGATTAACTCAATACTAGGCTGATTCTCTAAAGAAGCGCCTAAGACTAATTCTACAGGTTGGCTCATAGGGTAGCCTTGTCCGGCTCTGATAATAGGATGCCAACTGTGGCGTTGGTTACGACGATCCCAATAACGTACTCCGTAGCTATGATAGAGAAAGTCTTTGATTTCTATGCCTTGGGATAGTTGCAATGCACCTTGGGCGATCGCTTCAAATGGTTTTTCACAACGGATTTTTTCAGGCTCAAAATATTGCTTTATCCATGTCTGCACGGCGGGTAGCTGTACTGTTCCCCCAACTAATAAAACTGCATTAATATCTGTTTGTTCAATTCCTTGACGGCGTGCTTGTTGCAATAGATTAGCCATTGCATCATCAAGTTGTTCAAAAAATGCGTGTTCTTTGAGGATATTTTCTAAAGTATCGCGGTTTAATTCCAATTCATAAGTCTCAAAGTTTTCATCATCAAAATAAACTTCAATAGCTTGGGTTTGAGTTGATAGTTGAATCTTTACTCTTTCTGCTAGTCTTGTTGTAATTGGACTAACTGCTAATCCTTTATTTTTGGCAAAGTAATCTACTAACCAATTATCGATATCTGTACCGCCTAAATTCTGCCCAGCTTTCGCCAAGACACGGGCAGTTTTGTTTTTTTGTTTGGAATCTTCCGCTAGGGATTTATTACCCCATTTCAACAAAAAACCTACAGGCTTAGTGTTAGCTTGGGCAGGCTTGTTTAGTTGCACAAGGGATAAATCTAATGTCCCGCCACCAAAGTCAACTACTAACAATATTTCTTGGTCTGCTAAACCATAGCCCAAGGCGGCGGCTGTGGGTTCGTCTAAGATTCGCACTTGTTCCACAGGTAAAGCTTGGCAAACTTTACCTAACCAGTAACGGTAAGCTTCAAAGCTATCAACAGGTACAGTTAATACTAAGGAGTCTAAGCCGCCTTCTTGGGGCGCTAGTTGTTGAATGACCTCGGTGAGAAACCATTGTCCTACTTGTTCAAAGGTGACAATTTGCCCGTCTAATTCTGGTAAAAAGCCTTGGATATCAGCGCCGATACCCCGTTTGAAGCTGCGAAAAAATCGCGCCTCACCTTTGAGGTCAAGACCGCGATCGCGTACTTGCTGCCCTGCTAAGATTTTACCTTGGTTGGCATCTTCTACATACACCAAGCTGGGAATGAGGGGGGGATTAAGGCTTTGTTGGATGGATAAGCCGGGTAAGGTGAGGGTTTCGCTTTGTTGGGTGACGGGGTTCCAACGGGCAATTACGGTGTTACTTGTACCAAAATCAATTGCGATCGCCATAGTCTATAGTTATCTCACGCATTAAGCGCAAAGAGCTTTCCTATCAAACAACTATTGTCCCATAAGCCACCATGAGCGCAAATGGGCGATCGCTGCTTCTTTTTGTTTAGCCTCAACTTCTATCCAAGGTGCTTGGCGGTAGATACTGGGCATATCGGTGATTAAGTTGCTGTGTTTTCTATCTTTGAAGGCTTGTTCGCCGTTGGAAATGTGGACTAATTGCCATTGGGGGTTTGCCCAAGTTTCTCTGGCGGCGTTAAACATAGCGGTAACGCTGGGATGGTCGTAGCTATCTAAGTTTTCGTGGCAGATATGATGATGAGCATCGAATACCAATGGTATTTGTGCTTGTTGGCATACTGTGAAAATTTCTTCGGCACTGTAGGCGTATTCGTCGTTTTCTAGTGTGAGGCGGTTTTTGATGTTTTCTGGTAAATTGGCGATGACTTTAATTAGTTGTTCGCTACGTTGCGATTTTCCGCCATGAATATTCATCAATGACCAAGGGGAACGAGGTAAGCCTAGTAAGTCAAAGATATGGGCATGGTCTTCGAGGATTTTAATACTATTTTTTACGACTTCGGCTGAGTCGGAACTGAGGACTACAAATTGGTCTGGATGCAGTACCATTCTGATATTGAGATACTGGGCGCGTATACCAATTTGACCCAAATCAGCGATGATTTCTTCTAATATCTTTGCCCCAATTTGGTCTTCCATATCGCTGAGGGGAAATACACCTGAGGGGATGCGATATAGACGGATATTATTGTTTTGACAAAATGTTAAGGCATCATGTAGGCGCTGTAAGTTATGCAGATATATTCCTCTCAAGCCGCTTTCACGTTCACTGAAAGAGAGTTGTAAATAACGTGTGCGAGTCATTGTGCGAAAGCGCACTTGTTTATCAAATGTAATGCAAACCAGCCCTAACTCTGGTTGAGTGTTTTTTGCTAACTGCACTGTTGGAGGCAGGTTATTTAACTGGGTTGCAGCCATTGAATTATCTGTTATCTATTACCACTGCTTTATTAAAGTTAATTTTCTTGAGCTATGAGCAGTATCTAAAGCCTGATTCTTTGAGCTTTTTAAACTTATGAGATACAAATTTCCCGTAGCCGTAGACCAAACATCTACCCAGTGACATAGATCATATTTATATAGATAAAGTTTCAAAGAGTTATATGTAGCTTTTATGAAGAAAGCTCATACATTCTTAACTAAAAAGCCTGGAAGCTTCTTTATTTCCAGTCCAACCGTAGCAACAATACTAATGAGGTAATGTCAAGATAAAGAGATGTGCCTTTTGGCAGTGCTGTCAAGTTAGTGAAATATTTATTAATATAAGTATAGATGTACTGTCAAAAAGCAAAAGCAATCACGGGCATTTTCAACAATTTATTACTTAAGAGAATGAGGAATTATGAAAGACCAGCAACAGTCGGAAACTAAGGAATTTGTAGGGAACCTCAAGAATGGGATATGGTTGTTTGGCTTGTCCTCTTGGGTATTTGGTATTACTGACCGCAGCATTGCATCTTTTGCTGATGGTTATTTATCTGCATTAGATTTAACGCAACTATTCACAGCAGCAACTTTCTTTGTAGCATGGTTATTTTTGAAGCCAACTTCTAGAGTCTAATCAGGGTGGAGTGCTTCACAGGTAGAACTTTTATGGAAATTGGAAGTACGCTTGAGTGTGCGGTAAATATATTTATCAAGAGGGGGTAATTTGGAACATGCCAAAATTACCCTTTCTTTGATGTTTATAAACTGTTCCACCTTTAATCCCATTTCACAAAAAACGTTTATCGGCGGTTAATTATTGTTGTCTAGAACTATTAGCCAGAAAAAAATGTTGCTTAATTACATCTAAACGTGAACAGTGCCAATAATCGATGTGAGAAACAATCAAACCTTCAGCATTAAGACCGAGTTCACTCCAACCAGAAATAGAAATTCTTGGTTTCCAAGGTACGGGAGTATTCCAACTCAAAGTCCATTCAGTTTTTATTTTTTCTTCTATTTTTTGAATATCATGCAAATCCATTTTGATATTTAGAAACCAAGTTTGCATGAAATGAATCATCTGTTTATAGCGTTCAATACCACTAAATTTATTTAATGGGT harbors:
- a CDS encoding alpha-amylase family glycosyl hydrolase, translating into MVQTPPSLFSEEQYKVDNANAEVQALIETPSTDTEIDLEFLYTRDIEFRQETIYFLVVDRFHDGDPENSEGYNPELYDPSGEDWGKYWGGDLQGVIEKLDYLKDMGVTAIWLTPLFEQVEELFVGNAAMHGYWTKDFKRLNPRYIGKDEDPSLNNTQETRNTTFDRLIEELHKRKMKLILDIVCNHSSPDTSGSKGELYDDGVKIADFNDDVNHWYHHYGEVQDWEDDWQVQNCELSGLATFNENNSEYREYIKSAIKQWLDRGVDALRVDTVKHMPIWFWQEFTGDMYNHKPDVFIFGEWIYGHPSDDRSVEFANNSGMTMLDFALCVAIRGALAQGAEGGFHLIQEIFDQDNRYSGATELITFIDNHDMPRFQSLNPDPAMLKVAIALIMTSRGIPCIYYGTEQYLHNDTNGGNDPYNRPMMENWDKDSEVYRYIRLLSGVRRLNPAVSMGSQWQKYLTPDVYCYVRRYRSSVCFVALNRGGDVTIPEVHTDLPDGEHTCVLTRNKFEVVDGKIYNLQLPERGVVIISHVGERVKAQTIVRAQLNGVHTQPGETIVVVGNCPELGNWDISKAYPLEYINSNTWFGEIPFNESAGKLISYKYALWREGQSPLRENVMNRRWVVAKEGTVKWRDTWATGRES
- a CDS encoding TPM domain-containing protein encodes the protein MQSRFWRRILVSITVFFLAGSLWGLNSPSALAYDNPELLPKFFTPVVDLAKTLPDPQEDKLVKEIEQFEADTGWKLRVLTQYDRTPGRAVINYWGLDDKSILLVADSRGGNILSFSVGDAVYELLPRTFWIELQTRFGNLYFVREQGEDQAILQALDSVKGCLLKGGCTVVPGLPREQWILTLITSIIGGIICGFAAQPRTEGQVVAWQWALIFSPLWGILFIAFGIGPVVTRTSDWLPLVRNVSGFLIGALVAYLSPIFSRPSSSTNS
- a CDS encoding precorrin-8X methylmutase translates to MEWHVTDAQSLAIIDSEIGDHVLSPAEYEIVRRVIYATADFEYKSLIRFSERALQAGAAALAARTTIVVDVPMMQTGIAYNIQNTFANPVYCSTEALTRPQTDKTSAAWGIETLAKRYPEAIFIVGQAQTALTTLVDLIEAEEINPALIIATPAIFLDEEDYKRRLQDSLVPNITIDDRKGNAVVAAAIADGLIDLAWQAYGKNGQNNS
- a CDS encoding phosphate ABC transporter permease, whose product is MLVPLTRQKLEQLIPLIATGPQYKHYWGKFSNFLQRLLISIVTIVAILLIRGVFGLDFGLIVFLFGVFGAFFWLWYPVLQASLRNAKSRRYKYGGFFRGRILDWWITDKLMGKQETVNSKGELVIVENREKRINIEVGDDTGFSIELEAPLKPFHKAIARGQIAEMIVLSNSADLSRIEEFSDVYIPSRDIWVSDYPVLRRDFFNEVSDRLREDRQDRPRRRRRSRE
- the dapB gene encoding 4-hydroxy-tetrahydrodipicolinate reductase; the encoded protein is MTNQAPIPVIVNGAAGKMGREVVKAVAQAPDLNLLGAIDRSPEYQGQDAGELAGLSEPLEVPITDQLEPMLGYVAGERKGPPGVIVDFTHPDSVYDNVRSAIAYGIRPVVGTTGLSPAQIQDLADFADKASTGCLIIPNFSIGMVLLQQAAVTASQYFDHVEIIELHHNQKADAPSGTAIQTAQLLGELGKTFNPAIVEETEKIAGARGSLAGEGIRIHSVRLPGLIAHQEVIFGAPGQIYTLRHDTSDRACYMPGVLLAIRKVLQLKSLVYGLEKIL
- a CDS encoding prevent-host-death protein, which codes for MINAVAEEPQLIYDQNQLVAVVVEAEVFQEFLVWYKQQKKPSVADAIKELRQIIEEENYTLEISPRQDRSNPFADCINDKCK
- a CDS encoding Hsp70 family protein; translated protein: MAIAIDFGTSNTVIARWNPVTQQSETLTLPGLSIQQSLNPPLIPSLVYVEDANQGKILAGQQVRDRGLDLKGEARFFRSFKRGIGADIQGFLPELDGQIVTFEQVGQWFLTEVIQQLAPQEGGLDSLVLTVPVDSFEAYRYWLGKVCQALPVEQVRILDEPTAAALGYGLADQEILLVVDFGGGTLDLSLVQLNKPAQANTKPVGFLLKWGNKSLAEDSKQKNKTARVLAKAGQNLGGTDIDNWLVDYFAKNKGLAVSPITTRLAERVKIQLSTQTQAIEVYFDDENFETYELELNRDTLENILKEHAFFEQLDDAMANLLQQARRQGIEQTDINAVLLVGGTVQLPAVQTWIKQYFEPEKIRCEKPFEAIAQGALQLSQGIEIKDFLYHSYGVRYWDRRNQRHSWHPIIRAGQGYPMSQPVELVLGASLENQPSIELILGELGAETGGTEVYFDGDRLITRRLDNNVTSVKPLNDKEGARTIAQLTPPGFPGSDRIKISFQVDEQRFLRITVEDLLTNDILLENKLVAQLS
- the uvsE gene encoding UV DNA damage repair endonuclease UvsE translates to MAATQLNNLPPTVQLAKNTQPELGLVCITFDKQVRFRTMTRTRYLQLSFSERESGLRGIYLHNLQRLHDALTFCQNNNIRLYRIPSGVFPLSDMEDQIGAKILEEIIADLGQIGIRAQYLNIRMVLHPDQFVVLSSDSAEVVKNSIKILEDHAHIFDLLGLPRSPWSLMNIHGGKSQRSEQLIKVIANLPENIKNRLTLENDEYAYSAEEIFTVCQQAQIPLVFDAHHHICHENLDSYDHPSVTAMFNAARETWANPQWQLVHISNGEQAFKDRKHSNLITDMPSIYRQAPWIEVEAKQKEAAIAHLRSWWLMGQ
- a CDS encoding DUF2358 domain-containing protein, whose amino-acid sequence is MDIITILKEDYQRFPVNQTYSIYAEDVYFQDPLNKFSGIERYKQMIHFMQTWFLNIKMDLHDIQKIEEKIKTEWTLSWNTPVPWKPRISISGWSELGLNAEGLIVSHIDYWHCSRLDVIKQHFFLANSSRQQ